The window ACGGCTCGAGTAGCTCAACAGGAATTTCACGGTCATCAGATCGAGCAGGACCCGCAACGTCCGCGAAAGACCGTACTTCGAGTTTCCTTTGTTGCGTGGACGGTGGTTGACGCCGATCTCGTCAATCGAGACGCCAAACTCGCTGGCGACAGCGGGGATGAAGCGGTGCATCTCGCCATAGAGATGGATGTTCTGAACGACCTCCGCCCGAAACGCCTTCAACGTGCAGCCGTAGTCGTGGAGCCGGACTCCGGTCGTCAGAGAAATGAGCCAGTTCGCGATTCGAGATGGCAGCGTGCGGGACAAGAAGGGATCCTTCCGGTTCTGCCGCCATCCGCAGACCATGTCGAACCCGGCGTCCAATCGATCGAGCAAGCGGGGGATGTCTCCCGGATCGTTCTGCAAATCGGCATCGAGCGTGACGATCACCGGCGCTCGGGCCGCGGCGAACCCCGCGGCGAGTGCCGCCGTTTGGCCGAAGTTCTTTCTGAATCGAATGACCCGCACCCTCTCATCACGATGGTGGATCGACTTCAGCAGCGCGAAGCTCGCGTCGGTGCTACCGTCATCGATGAAAAGGATCTCGAAGGGCTTGCCGTGAGCTTCGAGCACGTCCGCAAGCTCGCGATGGAGCGGTCCCAGATTCTCGTCTTCGTTGAAGACGGGAATGACGACCGAGATCTCGGGCGAGATCGAGACCCCGAGCGCGCGATCGGGCACATCGGTCCCAGTCTTGGTCTCGGAAGCCACCGCGGCGAGTATACCCCGATCGCCAGAGCGTTTGGGATTGGTAGGAGCCCATGGGGACCACTTGCGATGGGGTTATACTACTCAACGCCGAGCACATCAGCATGGGTCGAGTCGATCGCGAGCACGTCAAGAAACTCGGGGAGCTGGCGCACGTTTCCCTAACCGACGAGGAATGCAGCGCGCTCACCGAGGAGCTCGAGGTCATCCTCGCCTACGCCGAGCAGATTCAGTCGGTCGACACCGACGGCGTGAGCCCGATCGCCCATTCGGCCCTCGAGCCGGCTCTTCGCGACGACGTTCCCCGTCCGGGCCTCGCCCGCGAGCCCGTGCTCGAGGGGGCTCCCGATGCGAGCGAAGGTCTCTTCAAGGTGCCCAAAGTGCTGCCGTGACGATCTGGCGGCGGACGGCATCGGAGATTGCCGAGCTCACCCGTTCCGGTGAGCTGTCGGCGGTCGATGTGACTCGGAGTTTCCTCGAGCGAATCGAGAAATTCGACCACAAACTAAAGGCGTTTCTCCACCCCATGGCCGAATCGGCGATCGCTCGTGCCCGCCAGCTCGACTCCACCCCGGCGGGAGAGCGCGGCTCGCTTCACGGAGTTCCGGTGGCGGTGAAGGACATCATCGCCGTTGCCGGGACCCGATGTACCTGCGGCTCTCGCATCCTGGAAGACTACGTGCCCCTGTACGACGCCGAAGCCGTCGAAAGACTCCATGCCGCGGGCGCCGTCGTGCTCGGCAAGACCAACCTCGATGAGTTCGCCATGGGCTCCTCGACGGAGAATTCCGCCTTTCACCCGACGCGCAACCCCTGGAACCTGGATCGCGTCCCGGGGGGATCGAGCGGAGGCTCCGCCTCGGCCGTCGCCGCGCGCCTCGCACCGGCCGCCCTGGGGACCGACACCGGCGGTTCGATCCGACAGCCGGCAGCGTTTTGTGGCATCGTCGGTCTCAAGCCAACTTATGGTCGCGTGTCACGCTACGGCCTCGTGGCTTTTGCCTCGTCGTTCGATCAGATTGGTCCCCTCACCCGGACGGTGGAGGATGCGGCGCTCGTTCTGCGAGCCATTGCCGGCCACGACCCGAAAGACGCGACCTCATCGACGCGGCCGGTGTGGCAGGAGACCCCGGATGGCGACGTTTCCGGCCTCGAGCTCGGCGTTCCGCGAGAGTTGCTCGACGGCACCGACCCAGAGGTGGGCTCCGCCTTCGACGCCGCCATCACCCGATTCCGCGAGCAGGGTGTCATTCTTCGCGACGTGAGCCTCCCCTCGGCAAAGCAAGCCGTGGCGGTTTACTATCTCCTCGCAACCGCTGAGGCGAGCTCGAACCTCGCTCGCTACGACGGAGTCCGGTACGGT of the Vicinamibacteria bacterium genome contains:
- a CDS encoding glycosyltransferase family 2 protein codes for the protein MASETKTGTDVPDRALGVSISPEISVVIPVFNEDENLGPLHRELADVLEAHGKPFEILFIDDGSTDASFALLKSIHHRDERVRVIRFRKNFGQTAALAAGFAAARAPVIVTLDADLQNDPGDIPRLLDRLDAGFDMVCGWRQNRKDPFLSRTLPSRIANWLISLTTGVRLHDYGCTLKAFRAEVVQNIHLYGEMHRFIPAVASEFGVSIDEIGVNHRPRNKGNSKYGLSRTLRVLLDLMTVKFLLSYSSRPLQIFGALGLLIGGLGFLLGCYLTWVKFGLGEPIWGRPALLLVMLLMMFGLMMTGFGLLGELLARLYHENRTSPPYAIREFLGKHEDRDKSGD
- the gatC gene encoding Asp-tRNA(Asn)/Glu-tRNA(Gln) amidotransferase subunit GatC, which translates into the protein MGTTCDGVILLNAEHISMGRVDREHVKKLGELAHVSLTDEECSALTEELEVILAYAEQIQSVDTDGVSPIAHSALEPALRDDVPRPGLAREPVLEGAPDASEGLFKVPKVLP
- the gatA gene encoding Asp-tRNA(Asn)/Glu-tRNA(Gln) amidotransferase subunit GatA, producing MTIWRRTASEIAELTRSGELSAVDVTRSFLERIEKFDHKLKAFLHPMAESAIARARQLDSTPAGERGSLHGVPVAVKDIIAVAGTRCTCGSRILEDYVPLYDAEAVERLHAAGAVVLGKTNLDEFAMGSSTENSAFHPTRNPWNLDRVPGGSSGGSASAVAARLAPAALGTDTGGSIRQPAAFCGIVGLKPTYGRVSRYGLVAFASSFDQIGPLTRTVEDAALVLRAIAGHDPKDATSSTRPVWQETPDGDVSGLELGVPRELLDGTDPEVGSAFDAAITRFREQGVILRDVSLPSAKQAVAVYYLLATAEASSNLARYDGVRYGMRHGESEGLRGMIGTTRDEGFGAEVKRRILLGTFVLSSGYYDAYYQKAQKVRSVIAADFERAFESVDAILLPTAPTPPFRIGEKANDPLSMYLSDIFTITANLTGAPAVSLPAGFAADGLPLGVQIVGRPFDEKTILELGRAFERATGFHERLPPFFD